In Phaseolus vulgaris cultivar G19833 chromosome 10, P. vulgaris v2.0, whole genome shotgun sequence, a single genomic region encodes these proteins:
- the LOC137813901 gene encoding uncharacterized protein — MAWIFKAEQFFDYYGTADEDRLTIAAIHMEEDVVPWFQMIQRTNPFMSWTTLTTALETEFGPSPFDCPQAALFKLQQKGSVSEYYLQFMSLANRSSSLPQEALLNCFVSGLHTELQRDVIAQSPPSLLRVVAFAKLYEDRYNTNTKPHSSNTIARIFNPKPNYYNTHHSRPAPSKSPLPPLLPTPSTKPIYNPNQIKKLTTAEMQLRREKGQCYTCDEKFSFNHKCPNRHLMILQADEEDSETNIVLQPPEPPDTKDSSNELPDEDLHLSFDAFEGVRRAPTIRFAADLQDMAIQVMIDGGSSDNFLQPRLAKFLKLKVEQSPKLRVMVGNRNRLETEGYIQNISVNMQGAQIDLPVFLLPVSGADLIIGTNWLSTVGPHIHDYRDLNIQFHYKGKQVTLQGDQYNQINLEVAQYHHIRRLYSMDAIHECYAIRVATTVFNNKLQLPEQIKPALATLLYTYRQVFDVPIGLPPPRLHDHSIPLLEGSNPVKVKPYRYPYSQKAQIE, encoded by the coding sequence atggCTTGGATTTTCAAGGCTGAACAATTTTTTGACTATTATGGAACTGCTGATGAGGATAGATTAACTATTGCTGCAATTCATATGGAAGAAGATGTCGTCCCTTGGTTCCAAATGATTCAAAGAACCAACCCATTTATGTCATGGACTACTCTCACCACAGCCTTAGAAACTGAATTTGGCCCTTCACCATTTGATTGTCCACAGGCAGCTTTGTTTAAACTCCAACAAAAAGGATCAGTTTCTGAATATTATCTCCAATTTATGTCCTTAGCTAACCGTTCCAGTAGCTTACCTCAAGAAGCATTGTTGAATTGTTTTGTTAGTGGATTGCATACGGAGTTACAAAGAGATGTGATTGCCCAATCCCCACCTTCCTTATTAAGAGTTGTGGCGTTTGCTAAGCTTTATGAAGACAGATATAACACTAATACCAAGCCTCACTCATCTAATACCATCGCCAGAATTTTCAACCCCAAACCCAACTATTATAACACCCATCATTCTCGCCCTGCACCCTCTAAAAGTCCTCTACCACCATTACTTCCCACACCATCTACCAAACCAATATACAATCccaaccaaataaaaaaactcacTACTGCAGAGATGCAACTTAGAAGAGAAAAGGGCCAATGCTATACATGTGATGAAAAATTCTCATTCAACCATAAATGTCCCAACCGACATTTGATGATTTTGCAAGCTGATGAGGAAGACAGTGAAACAAACATAGTACTTCAACCACCAGAACCCCCAGACACTAAAGATTCATCAAATGAACTCCCTGATGAAGACCTCCACTTATCGTTTGATGCTTTTGAAGGTGTTAGACGTGCCCCAACTATCCGATTTGCAGCAGATCTGCAGGATATGGCCATTCAAGTTATGATAGATGGAGGTAGCAGCGACAACTTTCTTCAACCACGATTGGCTAAGTTCCTGAAGCTTAAAGTGGAACAAAGTCCAAAATTAAGAGTGATGGTGGGAAATAGAAACAGATTGGAAACTGAAGGCTACATTCAGAACATCTCTGTCAATATGCAGGGTGCACAAATTGATCTTCCTGTCTTTTTACTACCTGTTTCTGGGGCTGATTTGATTATTGGTACCAATTGGCTTTCAACCGTAGGCCCTCACATCCATGATTATAGGGATCTCAACATACAATTCCATTATAAAGGGAAACAGGTTACTCTACAGGGAGACCAGTACAACCAGATAAACCTTGAAGTTGCTCAATACCATCACATCAGAAGGCTATATAGCATGGATGCCATTCATGAGTGCTACGCCATTCGAGTTGCAACAACAGTATTTAACAACAAATTGCAGCTGCCAGAACAAATAAAGCCTGCACTTGCAACCTTATTGTACACTTATAGACAAGTGTTTGATGTTCCCATTGGTTTACCCCCTCCCAGGCTGCATGACCACTCTATTCCCTTATTGGAAGGATCCAACCCAGTCAAGGTTAAGCCTTATCGGTATCCTTACAGCCAAAAAGCTCAAATAGAGTAG